A section of the Oryza sativa Japonica Group chromosome 1, ASM3414082v1 genome encodes:
- the LOC4327303 gene encoding transcription factor RAX2, whose protein sequence is MGRTPCCDREAVKRGPWSPEEDDALRDYINRHGTAGNWISLPNKAGLRRCGKSCRLRWLNYLRPDIRHGAFTDEEDAIITSLYSKLGSKWSTIAAQLERRTDNDVKNHWNTKLKRRLAAAAACTPLLPLPAPPPLAATHTSPSSSLLLLPPLAVPTVKTEAYTCDDFLQQLLPTATAATALRDPFADGAATDGGSTSASAASSGSNWSADTGVVVVGGGGGGGLFPEFCMSSDDLAGAATAEDDHFIGGGYYYPLDPSLSSSLV, encoded by the exons ATGGGGAGGACGCCGTGCTGCGACAGGGAGGCGGTGAAGAGGGGCCCGTGgtcgccggaggaggacgacgcgcTGCGCGACTACATCAACCGCCACGGCACCGCCGGCAACTGGATCTCCCTCCCCAACAAGGCCG GGTTGAGGAGGTGCGGCAAGAGCTGCAGGCTGCGGTGGCTCAACTACCTCCGCCCCGACATCCGCCATGGCGCCTtcaccgacgaggaggacgccaTCATCACCTCCCTCTACTCCAAGCTCGGCAGCAA GTGGTCGACCATCGCGGCGCAGCTGGAGAGGAGGACGGACAACGACGTCAAGAACCACTGGAACACCAAGCTcaagcgccgcctcgccgccgccgccgcctgcacgcCCTTACTGCcgctcccggcgccgccgcccctcgccgccacgcacacgtcgccgtcgtcgtcgctgctgctcctcccgccgctcgccgtacCGACCGTCAAGACCGAGGCGTACACCTGCGACGACTtcctgcagcagctgctgccgaccgccaccgccgccacggcgctcCGGGATCCCttcgccgacggcgccgccacGGACGGCGGCTCgacgtccgcctccgccgcgtcgtcggGGTCCAACTGGTCGGCGGacaccggcgtcgtcgtcgtcggtggcggcggcggcggcgggctgttCCCGGAATTCTGCATGAGCtccgacgacctcgccggcgccgccacggcggaGGACGACCACTTCATCGGCGGCGGCTACTACTACCCTCTCGATCCGAGCTTGTCATCATCACTAGTGTAG
- the LOC4327302 gene encoding serine/threonine-protein kinase Aurora-2, whose product MAIATESRCEEEKASPHSQEVKRWVLSDFDIGKPLGRGKFGHVYLAREKRSNHIVALKVLFKSQLKQSQVEHQLRREVEIQSHLRHPNILRLYGYFYDQTRVYLILEYALKGELYKELQRCKHFSERRSATYIASLAHALIYLHGKHVIHRDIKPENLLIGSQGELKIADFGWSVHTFNRRRTMCGTLDYLPPEMVEKTEHDYHVDIWSLGILCYEFLYGVPPFEAKEHSETYRRIVKVDLKFPLKPFVSPAAKDLISQMLVKNSAHRLPLHKLLEHPWIVQNADPSGVYRG is encoded by the exons ATGGCGATCGCCACCGAGTCGCGctgcgaggaggagaag GCTTCGCCGCATTCGCAGGAGGTGAAGCGGTGGGTGTTGTCTGATTTTGACATCGGGAAGCCCCTCGGGAGGGGCAAGTTCGGCCATGTTTACTTAGCAAGAGAAAAGAGA AGTAACCATATTGTGGCTTTGAAAGTACTTTTCAAGAGCCAACTAAAGCAGTCCCAGGTGGAGCATCAGCTACGTCGGGAAGTTGAGATTCAGAGTCATCTTCGTCATCCCAACATTCTACGGCTGTATGGGTATTTCTATGATCAg ACCCGTGTGTACTTGATCTTGGAGTATGCCTTAAAAGGTGAACTTTATAAGGAGTTGCAGAGGTGCAAGCATTTCTCTGAAAGACGTTCAGCGACT TACATTGCATCACTGGCGCATGCGCTCATCTACCTTCACGGAAAGCATGTGATCCATAGAGACATTAAACCTGAAAATCTTTTAATTGGGTCCCAG GGCGAACTGAAAATTGCAGACTTTGGTTGGTCTGTGCACACCTTCAACAGAAGAAGGACAATGTGTGGAACATTAGATTACCTGCCCCCTGAAATGG TGGAGAAGACTGAACATGACTACCATGTTGACATTTGGAGCTTGGGGATCCTGTGCTATGAGTTCCTTTATGGAGTCCCACCTTTCGAAGCAAAAGAACACTCCGAAACATATCGCAG GATTGTGAAAGTTGACTTGAAGTTCCCACTGAAACCATTCGTGTCCCCGGCTGCGAAAGACCTAATTTCACAG ATGCTCGTGAAGAATTCGGCGCATCGTCTGCCCCTCCACAAGCTCCTCGAGCACCCTTGGATAGTTCAAAACGCTGATCCCTCCGGCGTGTACAGAGGCTAG